In Allocoleopsis franciscana PCC 7113, the genomic window AAGTCATTCCTAATCAAGGAGTCAAAATTAACCACATCTACTATTGGCATAATAGTTTTCGGAATCCGGAAATTGAAAAGACTCAAGTTCTCGTGCGCTATGACCCAAATGATGTTGGGATTGCCTATGCCTACATAAAAGGTCAGTGGGTAAATTGCATCTCGCAGCACTATAGCAGCTTAGCGGGTCACTCTTAGCTGCAACTCCAGCGGAGAAACTGGCTTACTTTGAAAGTTGTACGGTAGTACACAGGCAATTAAAAATTGCTTATGAAGCTGTAATAGATGCCGTCAATAATCCTGGAGGAGCTTCATTAATCTTTTTGTTTGGTCCTACCGGGGTGGGGAAAACAACCTTACTCCATCAAGTTGTGAAAGTGCTAATAGAGCAGAACTCCAGAGCTATGCAACTTGATTGTGGGCATATTCCTGTTGCTTATGTAGAAGCTCGCGCTCCCGAATCCGGGTCTTTCGACTGGAAAGATTATTATAAAAGCGTCTTGATAGCTTTAGCTGACCCCTTCGTTGATTATAAACTCAGAACTGGCAGTAGCCGAATTGAGGGCAGGGGTTCGGCTCAACGTCTAGTTAAATCAAGAGCCAACCTTTCAGATTTACGAGAGGATGTAGCCGCAATTATCCAACAACGTCGGTTAATTGTATTTCTAGTTGATGAAGCCCAACGCTTCACTAAAATGGCATCGGGACGAAGACAACAAGACCAAATGGATGCCATTCAGTCAATGGCAAGTTTCACGTCCACCCGACACGGACTTTTTGGCACTTATGAACTGCTACAGTTAAGAAATTTAAGCGGTCAATTGAGCCGCCGCAGTTTAGATATTCACTTTCCTCGTTATCAAGCGGATTGCTCACAGGACGTTAAAGATTTCAAACGGGTACTCAAAAGCTTTGCCTGCCAAATGCCCTTGTTAGAAGTCCCTGATTTAGAGCAGCATTGGGAATACTTTTACGAACGCAGTATCGGTTGTGTCGGGATAGTGAAAGATTGGCTGACACAAGCTTTGAGAAAAGCGTTGGGAGAATCAGCCTCTACCCTGAGCTTGGCACATCTTACACCTTATGCTCCCAGTGTTTCTAAATGTATGCAAATGGCAACTGAGGCGATAGAAGGTGAGAAAGCGCTGCTCCAATCGGAGAGCGAACTGAGCCGATTGCGTCAAAAATTGGGATTAACTGTTAAGGAGCCACCAACAGCAACAGAAGCCTTGCTCAATAGCCCGACCCGTTCTACGGCTAATAAAAAAGACAAGAAAACAAAGAAACGTCGTCCGGGAGAGCGTAATCCTCAACGGGATGTCATCGGAGGCGCTCCCAGTGTCAGTTGAAAGCTGGAGTAATCATCAACTGTGGTATTCAAAAACCACAACAATTCCAGAGCGTAGCCGCCTGCATCCTCTTGAACCCATCGGTGTAGGAACGCCGACAGTAGAGAGTTTAACCAGTTATGTGGCTCGGTTGGCAGCAGCTCATCGAGTACCTACGGGTATTTTGCTAGCTCAAGAAGTCGCTCAACAAGTCAGTAGATATCAGGGCAATCAGCATCAAGGGTTATCCAGATGGTTTTTCCGTGTCTTTTTCAACGATACGGGGGCCTGGAATGGCATGGGAATTATGGCATCTGAGCCAGTTCATGTGTTAGAAGCACGAACCAAGCAGCATCAGTTACGGTTTCTCACTTTGTTACGTTGGGCTAACGTTTTACCGTCACGAGGTTTACTTCGTACCAACAAGGCTTGGTGTCCCGTGTGCTATGACGATTGGGAGCGTTGTGGCAAACCCATCTACGAGCCTTTATTATGGTCGCTCCAGGTAGTGACAACTTGTCCTGTTCATCAACAAGTTTTATGGCATCAATGTCCCAATTGTCGGCGGTCGCTCTACCCTCTAGAGTGGAATTCCCGACCGGGTTTCTGCTCTAGATGCCAACAGTGGTTGGGTGTGAGTTCATTTTTGAGTACAGGCGAGACCTCTTTTGATGCTTCCCCAGTAGAGCCACCTGATTGGGAATGGCAGATTTTTGTTGTGTACTCCGTGGGAAAAATTCTAGAGCAAGCACCTTTTCTTGAGTCTGTGCCAGCTAGAGAAAATCTGGCATTTTGTATTGACTTATGTATTCAAAAAGCTACCAACGGTAATGCTAAAGCTTTTGCTGAGTTAATGTACCTGAGTGCTTCCGTACCAGGAGAATGGCGATGTGGTCAAGCACTGGCACAATTAGGTTTGCTCTTACGAGTTTGTTGGTGTCTTTCTATTCCTTTAGTTGATTTCCTCACTGGCCGGGTAGTGATTGAGCAACCGCTATCGTTGAAGGTTTTGCCTATCACTCAACAAAGGAGAAAAACTAATCGGCGCTTTGATGCGCTGAAAGTACAAATGTTTTTAGAGGCAGCTTTGTCTTTTGAACCACCCCAGTCTCTCAAGCAAGTGGCTGCTACTATTGGATACGACCCTGGCGATATCTCCCGATTTTTCCCAGACTTGTGCCACCAAATTTCCGCTCGTTACAGATTATACCGACAAGCAATCAGAAAGTCCTAGCTATAATAATGCCATTCCCCAAGTCTATCTCCAGGTACTCGCAAGCGGTTCAAGTCTAGTTACCTCGTCCCACCACGTCGAAGTATAAAGTGACCACAGTTTTTTGGACAACTTATGCTTCCACTTTGGACAGGATATGGTTCAAGTGACACCTTCCAAGTCAAGTTTACGCAAGCACTTCCCCGCAAGGGGATGGAAACCTTTTCATACCTAACATTAGGTATGGGTCACTTTTGGGTTTACACAAGCACTTCCCCGCAAGGGGATGGAAACCTATTGGTGGTTGGGGTGATTGTGATGCAGTTGTTCTTTCCGAAACCTCTTCCCCGCAAGGGGACGGAAACTTTTCACAAACTGAGAAGGATATATAGCGATTCAGTCGAGCAAGGTACAGTTAGACCTAACCCCCAACCTCCTCACTAAAGCTCCGGTTCCCTGCTAGGGAAGGGGGTTAATTTCAAAGCCTCTCTCCTTGTAGGAGAGAGGTTTGGAGAGAGGTCAAAACTGTGCCATACACGAGCGAGAACTGCTATAAACCCTAACCTTCAAGAATCTTCAGACCTATGATAAAGCCCCCACTCCTTCTCCACATCAGCAGCAACCCTCTGCCGTAACGCCCAAGGCAAGAGAACCTCCACAAAAGGACGCCAAGCTTGCAGGCGCTGCAATACATTCGGGTCGCCCTCACGGTAAGTCGCACTATAGTAAGCATCCTGAGGACAACGAGCCAAAATCCCTAGCAGTGTCTCTCGCTCCGGTAGATGAGTTAGCTTTTTAATCAAACGTTTCGCCTCTGCATAACTCACCGACTCAAACGTCTCGTGGCGCACCGTCCCCTGAATGTATCGCCGGTCATGAATGCGGTCAAACCGCAGCAACAAAAGGGAAGCCCTTTGATAATAATCAAACCCCCACACTTGAGCCATTTGCTCTTGGATATAATCCGGTGTCGGCAGCGTCTTATCCCGATATTGCTGTACCAAAGACGGCGCAATTCGCTCATCTGCCCAATTTAAAGAAATCAAAGACTCAAGTCGGTCAAGGCGATAATTCCACCAGTTGATTTCCCCATCAGGATTTTGCCCCAAAGCACACAGATACGTTGCCCGTTGCACATAGTAAATGCAAACCGGGTAAACAACACATTCTACATTTCGGTCAAGCTTGGCACTTCTGTAAACCAGCAACACGGGAGGGACACAAGTCTGCGCCCAAAGATTTCTCAATTGCTCCTGAAAATCGTCCACCTTATCCAACATTTCAGGCGGAACCACATAATCAACGTGGATAAAAAAACGCTGGATGCCATCAATTTGTTGGGAATAGTTCTGGGCAATTAACGCTAAATCGGGAGGTAAAAAATTGAGGTCGTAAGTCGCCAGTTGCCGCTCTTTAGGAACGTCGCCACTCGTCATCGGTCGCACAGGAAGCGACTGCACCCGATGGTATTTCCGCTTGTCATATTTGAGCCATTGCAGTTGGCTTAGGGTTTGCAAGTCCCCCGCAAGCATTCGCCTGGTTATAGCAAATAGCGGTGTTTGCAACCAACTCCCCAGCGTCTTTTCATCAATCCCCCCATGATGTCCAATGAAGTGCCGCCAGTCCGCTTCTAAAATTCCCGTTCCTGAACCAAACAGCCAGTGACGCGCACTTTTATTGCAAGGACAACGAGAATCACGATGCTGGGGAACTTCTTCCCCTTTAGGATGGGTGGGACTAAAAAACGCATCCCGCCATTGAGAGTAACTAAAGGAATCCGGGAGGTCGAGGCGTTCCGATTCATCCCCATACAGCAGGCGCAACCACACCCACAAGCGCACCGCTCTGGAAAGGTTCTGCTTGAGAGAACCTCGTGCTAGCCATTGCAATAGCTCTACACTGGGCGAATCACGGAAAATCGGGCGGGACATGGGTGAGGAAATTTGGAAAAGGCAATTTCCAGCTATTTGCTAGAGTACCAGTATTCGTATCACTGAGTCTACTGATGAGTGCCATTCAACTTGAACTCATTCCCCACCAAACCGCAGACGGACTAGCCTATCAGCACCTGCGAATTCACCTGACTAGTCCAGATGGCATCATCGAACCCGAAGATTTAAAAGGGTTGAAGCTGCCTGAAGGGATAGCCTCCAGTCAAGGGGTTGTGATGGAAGGCAGAGGCCCCATTTGGCTCTATGGCTACCTCGTCCACGAATGTCATGCTACCCCTTGGGTGGCGTGCTACGACCCACGCTTGGAAGGGGCGGTCGTGGTAGAAGCTCATACTCGCGGTGTTTCTGTGGGTTCGGTTTTAAAGTTAAGCCTGCCGAAGTAGCTATGAAAGTAAAAAGTAAAAAGTAAAAAGACATTTCTTTTGCCTTTTAACTTTTGCCTTTTAACTTAAAAAAAGATGATTGCCACTTCCAAAAAACCGTTACAACTCACAGTCACTCAAGTTACTGCCCGAAATGGGAATTGTTACCAATGTCTGGAGATAGATATTACCGTACCCGAACTGAAACCTGCCACCTTGGCTAAGCTAGAGTTGCCAGCAGATTTAGACTTAAACCAAGGGGTTGTGTTGTGGGGTTCGGCACCGATTTGGCTTTACAGCAACTTGGTGAAGCGCTGCACTTCAGCCCCTTGGATAGGGTGCTATAACGTGCCTTTGGGGTCGTTTGTTGTAGTCGCCAGTCGCTGCCCACAGATGAGAGTCGGTGATGCTGTTGAGTTGGTTAATAAATCCCAATGTTCTGCCATCCTAATTGGTGGCCCTCCAGATAGTGGTAAGAGCGTTCTCTGCTATGCTTTATCTTGCAATCTTAAACAAGAGGCATCCGATAAGAAGATTTTCTTGCAGCGGGCGCAGTGGGATGGGGAAGGAAACTGGTTTGCTCAGATGAAGAATCGACCCCTGGCTGAGGAATTGAGTACCCGTTCTCGCGCCAAAGGTTCGGAACAGTTCTTTCTCTACCATGCTGATGCAGTCAGTAATGTACGGGAAGTGATGGAACTGGTGTTGGTGGATTTTGGGGGAATGCCCCAGCCAAGGGATGTGATTTTGTTGCACCGCTGCACCCACTACATCATTATTAGTAGCAAGCCAGAGGAGATTTCCAAATGGCATGATTTCTGCGGCAAGCGGGGGGGACTCAAACCTCTAGCAGTGATTCACAGTGTGCGGGAGAAGCGGTTAGAGGTATTGCCGAATCAGAAGTTTTTGGAAATGATTGCTGGCCCTTGGGAACGGGGTGAGACACTTTCAGTACCGGATGAGTTACTGCAAGGGGTGCTGAATTTAGCAAGGCGCTAAGGTTGATGGAATTAATACTGAGGCAGACAGTCGAAGATATAAGCTGGGTTGAACGTGAGTTCAATATACCTCTTGTAACAATACCAAGCACGCCACCCCAATCCTCACTAAAGCTCCGGTCCCCTTATTAAAGGGAGGGAGTTAGTTTCCCCTCTTGATAAGGGGGGACTAAGGGGGGTAAATTCGACTTTTGCAAGAGTTTAATGAACCTCTCCCTAGCCCCCTCTTAAGAGTAGAAGAGGAATTGTCGAACTCACACTGATTTCATGAGCAGGGATGCATCAGTCGTGGATTTTATCAGGAGAACGGCTGTATGTTACAACAAGCCACAGTTAAACTAACGGAACGATTTGAAAACGCGCTCGTGTACGCGACTCGCCTTCATGCTGAACAGATTCGCAAGGCGACGGGTGTTCCTTATATTTCTCACCTGTTGAGTGTTACAGCCTTGGTGCTGGAAGATGGGGGGGATGAAGATGAAGCCATTGCGGCGTTACTCCATGATGCCGTGGAAGACCAAGGCGGGAAAGCGACCAGGGCGGAAATTTACCGCTTGTTTGGAGAACGAGTGGGGGCAATTGTCGATGGTTGCACGGAGTTTGATAGTGAGATTAAGCCTCCTTGGTATGAGCGCAAACAGCACTATATCGAACAATTGCGTCAGGGTTCACCCGCAGTGCGTCGGGTAGCGTTAGCGGATAAGCTGCACAATGCTCGTACTATTGTGCAAGATTACCGCCAGCAAGGGGAGGCGATTTGGTCGGTGTTTAGTACGGGGAAAGAGGGGATGTTGTGGTTTTACCATTCTTTACTTAAGATGTATCGCGAGATTGCTCCGACGCCGATGGTGGAGGAATTAGCACGGGTAGTTGGAGAGTTGGAGCAATTGGGAGAGTCATAACTTTTCCTAGCGCTAACTCCTGGCTAACTCTCCTCAAATCCTGATGGAAATAGTAGCAGAACTCTTGAGATTTTTGGAAAAGGCTTTTTCCAACCCCATGCCACAATAATGTTGTGTCTTTTGAATAAGAGCTTGCTCTCCAGAGGAAGGAGTTAATTATGCCCCCTGATGCCTCCACGTTAACGGCTATTGACGAGCTTTTTGAGCGCTGCAAAACGACCTTGCTACAAACTTGGAAAGAAACAGGATTCGGACATATTGAGATTGACAGTGAACGAGTTAACCCAAATAAAATCCGAGTGATTTTACGCGGTTCTACACACTACCGCTATGTCTTTACTGACGCAGACGTTGAAGAGTGGAACTCACGCTAGTTCCAAATAGCAGCCAAACAAGTTTTTTCAGGAATAGCCCAAGGGAGTACAGCACAGTTGAAAGGACTGGCTACACCTTGAGGCAATAGGAAAACCAAATAAATAGCGAACGCAAATATCTAGCCCCTGATGGGTGTGAGTCTCACGAGGCTGGTGAAGTGGATGAAAGTTATCCGCTTCTCCAGCCTTTTGTTTTTAGAAAGGAGAATCTCAAATGTTGAATACAAAGTATTTTATTCAAGGACTGAAGTACTACTAATCCAGGGTGATTTGCCATAACTACCGCTCAATTATTACTCCTAATCTCTGCCTTTCCAGCTCCTGAATACTCAACTGAATTTGTCTAAGAATAGGCAAATTAATCGAACAAACATTTCACACTAAAGCATTTACCTCAAGACAATGATTGACGACTCTTTGGTAACAAATTCTCAAGACCTTCTGAATCCGTCTGTAACTTTCTCCACCAGCGATTTCGGTAGCTCGGTAGAATCATCAGATTTGATTACTCCTCAATCAGCTCTGAATATTTCTCCAAATGTAGGCTTCTCTCAAGATGCAATCAACCTTGAAATTCAGGCAGTAAGCATCACTGACAATCTCGTTCCACCTGACTCGTTGTTTCTCTCGTCAAGCGCTGATTCCTTGACCCTAGAAACTGTTAGCAGTGTAACTGAACCGATTGCCTTATCTCCCGATTTATTAACGGGTCAAACTATTTTTAATTCTGGAGTCTTTACCGTCGGAAATACTGGGGAAGTTGGAATTGATTTTCTCTTTGATGGTGGTGACTATCAGGGAGAATTAGCCATCTTCAATTTGGAGGGAATGGATAAATACGAACCAGGGTCAGAAGGCTTTATTGCCGAAGCGGCCCGACGGGCACTGAGTAATTCTTCACTCGGTTATGTGGTCATTTCTGACGCTGTAGAAGGGGCGCGGTTTAGTGGTGCACTGCCTCATGAAGCCAATTTTAATTCTGGACAATACCAAGGCGTTCAAACCTTTTCACTAAATCCAGGGGAGCAATTTGGGGTCATGCTTGTACCCAATGGCACCGTGCAGCAGGTAGTTGACAATCCCGAACTTTGCAGTAATGTACGTCCTTTGTTCTCTTTGGGAACTGCTAACCCTAACGATGCTTTCCACGTTGGTCAAATTGCCGATGTCACTGGAGAAGGCAATACGTTTGTGTTTGAAGATTTGCGGGTCGATACAGGGTCAGACCGTGACTACAATGACATTGTTTTTCAGGTACGGGGTGCCACCGGACAAGCAACTCGACTTGATGATGTAATTGCCTCGGATAAAGATTGGCGCACCACTAACATGGGTCAGGCGCTGCTGTCCTATATTCAACCCTATATTGCACCCACTGACTCTGGAGTTATCCCGGAAAATTTACCCGTCATTCCTACGACTCCCGTCAATCCCATACAGTTTGAGTTTCCTCAATCAGCTCAACCGCTAGTAGGCATTATCGACACGGGTTTTGCTGTCAATAATCCCGACATTGACTACAGCCGAATTAGTTTGGGACAAGACCGAGTGGAGGGTGATGCCGACCCATTATTGCAATCGGGTGAGGGGAATGAGCATGGTACTCATGTTCTAGGCATTATTGCCGCGACTCAAAACAATAACATTGGAATTGATGGCGTGAATGATAATGCACCCATTTGGCTAGGTCGAGCCGTTGGTTCGGGTCAATGGGCGGAGTCACTCGTTGAGTTTGTGGACACAGCCAAAACCTCCGAACAACCCAATGCCGTAGTCAACCTTAGCTTTGACCTAACCCAGGTAAATCCTGATGGCAGCGTGACAACCCGCGATGAGTTCACTCCCCAAGAATGGGCAGCTTTGGAATACGCCCACCAAAATGGAGTCATCGTTGTCGCCGCTGCTGGGAATGAGGGTGGTGCGATGTCGGCTTTAGGTCAAGCTTCCCAAACTTTTGACAATATTATCACTGTGGGGGCTGCCGAAAACTTCGATCGCTTCGTGTCGGTGGCTCAAGGGGTTGACCGGACGGGGTATTCGAGCTACGGTGCTGGTTTAGATATTTTGGCTGATGGTGGTACGCCGGACAATCCAACGCTCTCCACGGTAGGAGACGGCTTGGGAACAATGGCGGGAACGTCTATTGCTGCTGCCAAAGTAACGGGAACGCTGTCTCAAGTTTGGGCAGCGAATCCCGAATTAAGCTATCGCCAAGTGATTGAGATTCTTAAATCGACTGCCACAGACCTGAACGTACCGAATGCGGATACAGAAACGGGTGCTGGGTTGCTCAATCCCGTAGCTGCGGTGTATCTGGCACAAGCAACAACTCCCCTAGCGTCTGACCCGTTACCAGTTGCTCCCCTTCCTGAATTTTGGAGCGAGCCAAGTACGGCTTCAGAACGACCGACTGCTGCCCTGTTTCGAGGCAAATACTATGACTGGGTGCCTTACACAGTTCAGTCGGGAGATACCTTGAGTGAGATTGCCCAAACAACAATGGGCAACGGTTCTGCACCTTATTACAGTTTTATTGCCGAACACAACGGCATCGCCAATCCCCATTTACTCCAAGCCGGTCAGCAAATCCTAATTCCCACTGGAATATCAGCCCCAACTGAGTTCATGGGCAAATACTACAACTGGGTACCCTACACCATTCAGTCTGGAGATACCTTGAGTGAGATTGCCCAAACGACAATGGGAAATAGCTCTGCCCCCTACTACAACTTTATTGCCCAGAAAAATGGCATTGCCGATCCCAATGTCATTGATGCAGGTCAGCAAATTCTGGTTCCGGCGGAGGTAGCAACCCCAACTAACCCCAATCCTCAGCCTACTCCGACCCCTCAACCGCTTCCTAGCCCAGGAGGAAGCGGCCCTGGCAACCTCCTCAACTTGCCTGTAAATCAGCAAAGACAAAACTTAGGAGTGAATCCGCAATCTAGCTTTTACCAAAGCGGTGGAAATAAATTTGCCGCCGCTAACGGGACGGGAGGAACTTATCTGTGGTGTACTGACTATGCCTTTGGTCGCGCCTTGGAGAAAGGCTTGATTCAGGGGAGTAGTGGCATTGGGGGTGCCATTCGCGGTAATGCGGGGGATTGGGACAATAATGCCAGGAGTGCTGGCTATGCAGACCGCGTGCAATTTCAACCCAGAGCTAATAGCTTTATTATTTGGGAGGCTTATACTGCTGATGCTGGGAGTGTCGGTCACGTCGGATTTGTGGAAGCTGTTTACTCCGATGGTTCGTTCCTGGTTTCCGAATCGAATTGGGGTAATCCTGCAATGTCATTTCATCTGCGCCATGTCAGGCCCGGTACTCCTGCCTATAGCAACGCTAAGTTCATTTACCTGTAGCTTTGATTAATTGATAGTTGTTGATTAAGGGTTGAGCGCTCATTCTTCTTTCTCAACGGAGTGTGAGCGCTGTTGTTGCCCGTTACGTGGAGGAGGAAGTATTAGTATGGCCTGGGAAAGAGGCAATACATTCTCAAATCACCAGTAAATTTGTTCACTACAGTTATAGAAGCAGATGATAGGCTAACCCTGACCGGAACAAGTCTTGAATGCTTAATCGCGAGGTCAATATGGCTTTCAGTAGTTACAAGAGCATCAGTGCAGTTGTCAAAGAATTTCAGGTTAAATACACCGAAGCAGAGTTCATCAATGAAATAGAATTCAACATCCCCGACTACTTCAGAGAAGACTTACAAACCGTCATGCGGGAAGGAGTCGTTGATAACTCAGAATTTGCCATTTGTGAAAATTTAATTTATCCCGTCTTGAAAGAAGTCTGGAAGTGCTATCGCAGCAAGTTCCTGTTGTGGAGTCACGAGTCACTCACCTATGATGAAAATCTTTCAGGCTTTCCCGAATATATCTTGGCGAAACGCTCACCGTTGGGAAAAGTTGTCTTTGACAAACCGTACTTACTTTTAGTCGAAGCCAAACAAGATAAGTTTGAAGAAGGGTGGGGTCAGTGTCTCGCTGAAATGATTGCCGCGCAACGACTGAATGAAGACCCGCAAATGACAGTTTTCGGGATTGTTTCTAACGGAGCAATCTGGCAATTCGGTAAGCTGAAAGCCGATATCTTTACCAGAAATATTACCCTTTACAGCATTCAGGAGCTAGATAAGCTCTTTGCCGCTGTTAACTATATTTTCCGCCAGTGTGAATTGCAACTTGACGAGAAAGTAGCGGCTTAATTTTAAATCTTGAGGACATACATATTACGCCAAATCCTCCTTGTCCCCCTTGTCCCCCTTGTCCCCCTTGTCCTCCTTGTCCTCCTTGTCTCCCTTGTCTCCCTTGTCCTCCCTGTCCTCCTTGTCTCCCTTGTCCCCCTATTCTCTCGCCCACTCCCTCACCGCTCGGCGGATTGCTCGTCTCCCTTGAGGACGGTATTGTTCGATAATTGCAGGCAGTTCTTGAACTCGAAGTGTAGGAAATACCGAGCTGGTTTCTACTTCTATGTATCCCTCATTCTGTAGCTGGTAAATTTTCAATTCACCGGAGTCATAACACCAAATTTCCGGTACACCTAAACGAGCATAGATGGAAAAGCGACTCAG contains:
- a CDS encoding ATP-binding protein, producing the protein MFLFGPTGVGKTTLLHQVVKVLIEQNSRAMQLDCGHIPVAYVEARAPESGSFDWKDYYKSVLIALADPFVDYKLRTGSSRIEGRGSAQRLVKSRANLSDLREDVAAIIQQRRLIVFLVDEAQRFTKMASGRRQQDQMDAIQSMASFTSTRHGLFGTYELLQLRNLSGQLSRRSLDIHFPRYQADCSQDVKDFKRVLKSFACQMPLLEVPDLEQHWEYFYERSIGCVGIVKDWLTQALRKALGESASTLSLAHLTPYAPSVSKCMQMATEAIEGEKALLQSESELSRLRQKLGLTVKEPPTATEALLNSPTRSTANKKDKKTKKRRPGERNPQRDVIGGAPSVS
- a CDS encoding TniQ family protein; translated protein: MSVESWSNHQLWYSKTTTIPERSRLHPLEPIGVGTPTVESLTSYVARLAAAHRVPTGILLAQEVAQQVSRYQGNQHQGLSRWFFRVFFNDTGAWNGMGIMASEPVHVLEARTKQHQLRFLTLLRWANVLPSRGLLRTNKAWCPVCYDDWERCGKPIYEPLLWSLQVVTTCPVHQQVLWHQCPNCRRSLYPLEWNSRPGFCSRCQQWLGVSSFLSTGETSFDASPVEPPDWEWQIFVVYSVGKILEQAPFLESVPARENLAFCIDLCIQKATNGNAKAFAELMYLSASVPGEWRCGQALAQLGLLLRVCWCLSIPLVDFLTGRVVIEQPLSLKVLPITQQRRKTNRRFDALKVQMFLEAALSFEPPQSLKQVAATIGYDPGDISRFFPDLCHQISARYRLYRQAIRKS
- a CDS encoding TIGR03985 family CRISPR-associated protein gives rise to the protein MSRPIFRDSPSVELLQWLARGSLKQNLSRAVRLWVWLRLLYGDESERLDLPDSFSYSQWRDAFFSPTHPKGEEVPQHRDSRCPCNKSARHWLFGSGTGILEADWRHFIGHHGGIDEKTLGSWLQTPLFAITRRMLAGDLQTLSQLQWLKYDKRKYHRVQSLPVRPMTSGDVPKERQLATYDLNFLPPDLALIAQNYSQQIDGIQRFFIHVDYVVPPEMLDKVDDFQEQLRNLWAQTCVPPVLLVYRSAKLDRNVECVVYPVCIYYVQRATYLCALGQNPDGEINWWNYRLDRLESLISLNWADERIAPSLVQQYRDKTLPTPDYIQEQMAQVWGFDYYQRASLLLLRFDRIHDRRYIQGTVRHETFESVSYAEAKRLIKKLTHLPERETLLGILARCPQDAYYSATYREGDPNVLQRLQAWRPFVEVLLPWALRQRVAADVEKEWGLYHRSEDS
- the crn3 gene encoding CRISPR-associated ring nuclease Crn3/Csx3 yields the protein MSAIQLELIPHQTADGLAYQHLRIHLTSPDGIIEPEDLKGLKLPEGIASSQGVVMEGRGPIWLYGYLVHECHATPWVACYDPRLEGAVVVEAHTRGVSVGSVLKLSLPK
- the crn3 gene encoding CRISPR-associated ring nuclease Crn3/Csx3; the encoded protein is MIATSKKPLQLTVTQVTARNGNCYQCLEIDITVPELKPATLAKLELPADLDLNQGVVLWGSAPIWLYSNLVKRCTSAPWIGCYNVPLGSFVVVASRCPQMRVGDAVELVNKSQCSAILIGGPPDSGKSVLCYALSCNLKQEASDKKIFLQRAQWDGEGNWFAQMKNRPLAEELSTRSRAKGSEQFFLYHADAVSNVREVMELVLVDFGGMPQPRDVILLHRCTHYIIISSKPEEISKWHDFCGKRGGLKPLAVIHSVREKRLEVLPNQKFLEMIAGPWERGETLSVPDELLQGVLNLARR
- a CDS encoding HD domain-containing protein, with the translated sequence MLQQATVKLTERFENALVYATRLHAEQIRKATGVPYISHLLSVTALVLEDGGDEDEAIAALLHDAVEDQGGKATRAEIYRLFGERVGAIVDGCTEFDSEIKPPWYERKQHYIEQLRQGSPAVRRVALADKLHNARTIVQDYRQQGEAIWSVFSTGKEGMLWFYHSLLKMYREIAPTPMVEELARVVGELEQLGES
- a CDS encoding S8 family serine peptidase, with product MIDDSLVTNSQDLLNPSVTFSTSDFGSSVESSDLITPQSALNISPNVGFSQDAINLEIQAVSITDNLVPPDSLFLSSSADSLTLETVSSVTEPIALSPDLLTGQTIFNSGVFTVGNTGEVGIDFLFDGGDYQGELAIFNLEGMDKYEPGSEGFIAEAARRALSNSSLGYVVISDAVEGARFSGALPHEANFNSGQYQGVQTFSLNPGEQFGVMLVPNGTVQQVVDNPELCSNVRPLFSLGTANPNDAFHVGQIADVTGEGNTFVFEDLRVDTGSDRDYNDIVFQVRGATGQATRLDDVIASDKDWRTTNMGQALLSYIQPYIAPTDSGVIPENLPVIPTTPVNPIQFEFPQSAQPLVGIIDTGFAVNNPDIDYSRISLGQDRVEGDADPLLQSGEGNEHGTHVLGIIAATQNNNIGIDGVNDNAPIWLGRAVGSGQWAESLVEFVDTAKTSEQPNAVVNLSFDLTQVNPDGSVTTRDEFTPQEWAALEYAHQNGVIVVAAAGNEGGAMSALGQASQTFDNIITVGAAENFDRFVSVAQGVDRTGYSSYGAGLDILADGGTPDNPTLSTVGDGLGTMAGTSIAAAKVTGTLSQVWAANPELSYRQVIEILKSTATDLNVPNADTETGAGLLNPVAAVYLAQATTPLASDPLPVAPLPEFWSEPSTASERPTAALFRGKYYDWVPYTVQSGDTLSEIAQTTMGNGSAPYYSFIAEHNGIANPHLLQAGQQILIPTGISAPTEFMGKYYNWVPYTIQSGDTLSEIAQTTMGNSSAPYYNFIAQKNGIADPNVIDAGQQILVPAEVATPTNPNPQPTPTPQPLPSPGGSGPGNLLNLPVNQQRQNLGVNPQSSFYQSGGNKFAAANGTGGTYLWCTDYAFGRALEKGLIQGSSGIGGAIRGNAGDWDNNARSAGYADRVQFQPRANSFIIWEAYTADAGSVGHVGFVEAVYSDGSFLVSESNWGNPAMSFHLRHVRPGTPAYSNAKFIYL